A genomic segment from Microcella flavibacter encodes:
- a CDS encoding proline dehydrogenase family protein, with the protein MSETTPRTGATSIPGSGDAAATAAPATNDATTAATTAATTDAAADAAVQLVRDWLAQTEGVKPDAGAARLAGLLQDPRGLDFAIGFVDRVARPDDLRVAGRNLEELSRSIPSFLPAPLRGLIALGGGFAPLLPRPIIPIARRVLRGLVGHLIVDATPSKLGGTLAGLREQGDKLNINLLGEAVLGDAEADRRLEGITELVRRDDVDYVSVKVSAIVSQLSMWSFDETVERVVARLAPLYDTAALGVSPTFLNLDMEEFRDLDLTIAVFEKLLARPSLKSYEAGIVLQAYLPEALPALERLTAWAQRRRAEGGAGIKVRVVKGANLAMERVDAALHHWPVAVLPSKQASDANYKRVIEYALNPDRVDAVRIGVAGHNLFDIAWTHLLATSRGVADRVEFEMLLGMASAQADAVRRTVGHLLLYTPVVHPEDFESAISYLIRRLEENASTENFLSGVFELSGDARIFAREEGRFRASLADLAASPAAPAPHRVQNRLTEGDAPRALPAAARLSDPGSLSGVREAFDNEPDTDPALPANRQWGRAVLAAAAAHAEESSPLGAETVARAAVADAGSLERTVADARAAAAGWAARSAPDRASVLHAAGRALAARRAELLEVMVAEAGKTLAEGDPEISEAIDFAHYYAESARDLALVDDARFVPARLTVVAPPWNFPVAIPAGSVLAALAAGSAVIIKPAPQVKRCAAIMVEALWAAGVPREVLRFVDVPENELGRALIAHPAVDRVVLTGAFETAALFRSWRSDLPILAETSGKNAIVVTPSADYDLAVADIAKSAFGHAGQKCSAASLAILVGSVADSARFRRQLVDAVSTMKVGWATDPTTIVGPLVEPAQGKLLRALTTLGEGEEWLVEPRRLDDEGRLWSPGVRLGVREGSEFHTTEYFGPVLGIMRARDLDEALDLQNATSFGLTAGLHSLDRDEVAQWLDEVEAGNLYVNRGITGAIVRRQPFGGWKRSSVGGSTKAGGPSYVMGFGSWQPVAREPKKNLSLRHLSPGVQRLLQAAQPGLDFAGFDAARAGALSDEKAWQDEFGLARDVSGLGVERNVLRYRPTEVQLRLAEGAPMAGLVRLLAGAARVGAAVAVSSAIPLAAPLVALLESVASDDPFAVDRAATAVVIESDAAFTARVVERRPARIRIVGADGAIAPFVSSSPDARLGAVVARELHAALGGDPDVAIYAGPVTAAGRVELLPFLREQAVSLTAHRFGNPFPALGELPL; encoded by the coding sequence ATGAGCGAGACCACCCCCCGAACGGGTGCCACGAGCATCCCGGGTTCGGGCGATGCCGCGGCCACCGCCGCCCCCGCGACGAACGACGCGACGACGGCAGCGACGACCGCTGCCACGACCGACGCGGCCGCCGACGCCGCCGTGCAGCTCGTGCGCGACTGGCTCGCGCAGACGGAGGGCGTGAAGCCCGACGCGGGAGCGGCGCGGCTCGCGGGGCTGCTGCAGGATCCTCGGGGGCTCGACTTCGCGATCGGCTTCGTCGACCGGGTGGCCCGGCCCGACGACCTGCGCGTCGCGGGTCGCAATCTGGAGGAGCTCAGCAGGAGCATCCCGTCGTTCCTGCCCGCCCCGCTGCGCGGACTCATCGCGCTCGGCGGCGGCTTCGCGCCCCTGCTGCCGCGCCCGATCATCCCCATCGCCCGGCGCGTGCTGCGCGGCCTGGTCGGCCACCTCATCGTCGACGCGACCCCCTCGAAGCTCGGCGGAACCCTCGCAGGCCTGCGCGAGCAGGGCGACAAGCTCAACATCAACCTGCTCGGCGAGGCCGTGCTCGGCGACGCGGAGGCCGACCGCCGCCTCGAGGGCATCACCGAGCTCGTGCGCCGCGACGACGTCGACTACGTGTCGGTGAAGGTCTCGGCGATCGTCAGCCAGCTGTCGATGTGGTCGTTCGACGAGACCGTCGAGCGCGTCGTCGCCCGCCTCGCGCCCCTCTACGACACGGCCGCGCTCGGCGTCTCGCCGACCTTCCTCAACCTCGACATGGAGGAGTTCCGCGACCTGGACCTCACCATCGCGGTGTTCGAGAAGCTGCTGGCCCGGCCGAGCCTGAAGAGCTACGAGGCCGGCATCGTGCTGCAGGCGTACCTGCCCGAGGCGCTGCCCGCCCTGGAGCGTCTCACCGCGTGGGCGCAGCGGCGCCGAGCCGAGGGCGGTGCGGGCATCAAGGTGCGCGTCGTGAAGGGCGCCAACCTCGCCATGGAGCGCGTCGACGCGGCTCTGCACCACTGGCCCGTCGCGGTGCTGCCGAGCAAGCAGGCGAGCGATGCGAACTACAAGCGCGTCATCGAGTACGCGCTGAACCCCGATCGGGTGGATGCCGTGCGCATCGGCGTCGCCGGCCACAACCTCTTCGACATCGCGTGGACGCACCTGCTCGCGACCTCCCGCGGCGTCGCCGACCGGGTCGAGTTCGAGATGCTGCTCGGCATGGCCTCGGCGCAGGCCGACGCGGTGCGCCGCACGGTCGGGCACCTGCTGCTCTACACGCCGGTCGTGCATCCCGAGGATTTCGAGTCGGCGATCAGCTACCTCATCCGCCGTCTGGAGGAGAACGCGAGCACCGAGAACTTCCTCTCCGGCGTCTTCGAGCTCTCGGGCGACGCGCGCATCTTCGCCCGCGAGGAGGGCCGGTTCCGCGCCTCGCTCGCCGATCTCGCCGCGTCCCCGGCGGCCCCCGCCCCGCATCGGGTGCAGAACCGGCTGACCGAGGGGGATGCTCCGCGCGCCCTCCCCGCGGCCGCCCGCCTCAGCGACCCGGGTTCGCTGTCGGGCGTGCGCGAGGCCTTCGACAACGAGCCCGACACCGACCCCGCCCTGCCGGCCAACCGGCAGTGGGGGCGCGCCGTGCTCGCCGCCGCCGCGGCGCACGCCGAGGAGTCGTCGCCGCTCGGCGCCGAGACGGTGGCGCGCGCCGCCGTGGCGGACGCGGGGTCGCTCGAGCGCACCGTCGCCGACGCCCGTGCGGCGGCCGCCGGCTGGGCCGCCCGCTCGGCACCCGATCGGGCGTCCGTGCTGCACGCCGCGGGCCGAGCGCTCGCCGCGCGCCGGGCGGAGCTGCTCGAGGTCATGGTCGCCGAGGCGGGCAAGACGCTCGCCGAGGGCGACCCCGAGATCAGCGAGGCCATCGACTTCGCGCACTACTACGCCGAGAGCGCGCGCGATCTGGCGCTCGTCGACGACGCCCGCTTCGTGCCGGCGCGGCTGACGGTCGTCGCCCCGCCCTGGAACTTCCCCGTCGCGATCCCGGCGGGCAGCGTTCTCGCGGCGCTCGCCGCGGGCAGCGCCGTCATCATCAAGCCCGCGCCGCAGGTGAAGCGCTGCGCGGCGATCATGGTCGAGGCGCTGTGGGCGGCGGGCGTCCCCCGCGAGGTGCTGCGCTTCGTCGACGTGCCCGAGAACGAGCTCGGCCGCGCCCTCATCGCGCACCCGGCGGTCGACCGCGTCGTGCTGACGGGCGCGTTCGAGACGGCGGCGCTGTTCCGCTCGTGGCGCTCGGATCTGCCGATCCTCGCCGAGACGAGCGGCAAGAACGCGATCGTCGTGACGCCCTCGGCCGACTACGACCTCGCCGTCGCCGATATCGCGAAGTCGGCGTTCGGGCACGCGGGCCAGAAGTGCTCGGCGGCCTCGCTCGCCATCCTGGTCGGCTCGGTGGCCGACAGCGCGCGGTTCCGCCGCCAGCTGGTGGATGCGGTGAGCACCATGAAGGTGGGCTGGGCGACCGACCCGACGACGATCGTGGGCCCGCTCGTCGAGCCCGCGCAGGGCAAACTGCTGCGCGCGCTCACGACGCTCGGCGAGGGCGAGGAGTGGCTCGTCGAGCCGCGCCGCCTCGACGACGAGGGCCGGCTCTGGAGCCCGGGGGTGCGTCTCGGCGTGCGCGAGGGCAGCGAGTTCCACACGACCGAGTACTTCGGCCCCGTGCTCGGCATCATGCGCGCCCGCGACCTCGACGAGGCGCTCGACCTGCAGAACGCGACGAGCTTCGGCCTCACCGCCGGACTGCACTCGCTCGACCGCGACGAGGTCGCGCAGTGGCTCGACGAGGTCGAGGCCGGTAACCTCTACGTGAACCGCGGCATCACGGGCGCGATCGTGCGCCGGCAGCCCTTCGGCGGCTGGAAGCGCTCGAGCGTCGGCGGTTCGACGAAGGCCGGCGGCCCCTCCTACGTCATGGGCTTCGGCTCGTGGCAGCCGGTGGCGCGCGAGCCGAAGAAGAACCTCAGCCTGCGCCACCTCTCGCCCGGGGTGCAGCGTCTGCTGCAGGCGGCGCAGCCGGGCCTCGACTTCGCCGGCTTCGACGCCGCGCGCGCCGGGGCGCTCAGCGACGAGAAGGCCTGGCAGGACGAGTTCGGGCTGGCCCGCGACGTGAGCGGGCTCGGCGTCGAGCGCAACGTGCTGCGCTACCGCCCCACCGAGGTGCAGCTGCGCCTCGCGGAGGGAGCGCCGATGGCGGGGCTCGTGCGCCTGCTCGCCGGGGCCGCCCGCGTGGGAGCCGCCGTCGCCGTGAGCTCGGCCATCCCGCTCGCGGCGCCGCTCGTGGCCCTGCTCGAGTCGGTGGCCTCCGACGACCCGTTCGCGGTCGACCGGGCCGCGACGGCCGTCGTCATCGAATCGGACGCCGCCTTCACCGCCCGCGTCGTCGAGCGGCGCCCGGCGCGCATCCGCATCGTCGGCGCCGATGGCGCGATCGCGCCCTTCGTGTCGTCATCGCCGGATGCCCGCCTCGGCGCCGTCGTCGCGCGCGAGCTGCACGCCGCCCTCGGCGGAGACCCCGACGTGGCGATCTACGCGGGCCCGGTGACCGCGGCCGGCCGCGTGGAGCTGCTCCCGTTCCTGCGCGAGCAGGCCGTGTCGCTCACCGCCCACCGCTTCGGCAATCCGTTCCCGGCGCTGGGGGAGCTGCCGCTGTAG
- a CDS encoding GntR family transcriptional regulator: MITVDPTSGTPPYEQLRVQVRDAVTAGAIAAGAKLPTVRALAEELGLAVNTVARAYRELEADGVIETRGRNGTFIAQHGDPTQQQAQDAARQFADRVRRLGLPEDAALALVRAALRT, translated from the coding sequence ATCATCACCGTCGATCCGACGTCGGGAACGCCCCCCTACGAGCAGCTGCGCGTGCAGGTGCGCGACGCCGTCACCGCCGGCGCGATCGCCGCCGGGGCGAAGCTGCCGACCGTGCGCGCCCTCGCCGAGGAGCTCGGCCTCGCCGTCAACACCGTCGCCCGCGCCTACCGCGAGCTCGAGGCCGACGGCGTCATCGAGACCCGCGGCCGCAACGGCACCTTCATCGCCCAGCACGGCGACCCCACGCAGCAGCAGGCGCAGGATGCCGCACGCCAGTTCGCCGACCGGGTGCGCCGCCTGGGCCTGCCCGAGGACGCGGCGCTCGCGCTCGTCCGGGCCGCGCTGCGCACCTGA
- a CDS encoding helix-turn-helix domain-containing protein has product MVPDDARPAQADDMLDTLTLGRRVRTLRGEAGMTLAALAEAIGIAPSHLSVLENGKREARLSELQSLARALGVSLDRLLSAEAPTGRAALEIAWERAQSGALYSSLGIPSLPTRKSLSDEALRTLLALHGELDRVHRERAATPEEARRANAELRGEMRARGNYFGELEAQAAELLRAVGHEGGPLSQRLAAELAAHLGFTLHHVSDLPPSARSVTDLEHGRIYLPAQHAPGRDPRTTLLQALAGHVLQRPEPRSYAEFLTQRVESNYLAAALLVPEADAVGFLQQAKAERALAVEDLRDRFAVSYETAAHRFTNLATEHLGIPVHFLKVSAAGVLSKAYENDAVRFPTDALGAVEGQTVCRRWSARQVFEEPDRFSPYHQYTDKPTGTYWCTSRIESGSAGDFSISVGTPFAHVKWFRGRETPRRGTSTCPDPSCCQDAPPELAARWAAAARPQARIHSSLLAALPRESFPGVDRTEVYAFLERHAPAAG; this is encoded by the coding sequence ATGGTTCCCGACGACGCGCGCCCCGCCCAGGCTGATGACATGCTCGACACCCTGACCCTCGGCCGTCGCGTGCGCACCCTGCGCGGCGAGGCCGGCATGACCCTCGCGGCGCTCGCCGAGGCGATCGGCATCGCCCCCTCGCACCTCTCCGTGCTGGAGAACGGCAAGCGCGAGGCGCGGCTGAGCGAGCTGCAGTCGCTCGCCCGCGCCCTCGGCGTGAGCCTCGATCGGCTGCTGAGCGCGGAGGCACCGACGGGGCGCGCGGCGCTCGAGATCGCGTGGGAGCGGGCGCAGTCGGGGGCGCTGTACTCGAGCCTGGGCATCCCCTCGCTGCCGACGCGCAAGAGCCTCAGCGACGAGGCCCTGCGCACCCTGCTCGCCCTGCATGGCGAGCTCGACCGCGTGCACCGCGAGCGCGCGGCGACGCCCGAGGAGGCGCGGCGCGCGAACGCCGAGCTGCGCGGCGAGATGCGGGCGCGCGGCAACTACTTCGGCGAGCTCGAGGCGCAGGCGGCCGAGCTGCTGCGGGCGGTCGGGCACGAGGGCGGGCCGCTCTCGCAGCGCCTCGCGGCCGAGCTCGCCGCGCACCTCGGCTTCACGCTGCACCACGTGAGCGACCTGCCGCCCTCGGCCCGCTCGGTCACCGACCTCGAGCACGGCCGCATCTACCTGCCCGCGCAGCACGCGCCGGGGCGCGACCCGCGCACGACCCTGCTGCAGGCGCTCGCCGGGCACGTGCTGCAGCGGCCCGAGCCGCGGTCGTACGCCGAGTTCCTGACGCAGCGCGTCGAGTCGAACTACCTCGCGGCCGCGCTGCTCGTGCCCGAGGCCGACGCCGTCGGATTCCTGCAGCAGGCGAAGGCCGAGCGCGCCCTCGCCGTCGAGGATCTGCGCGACCGCTTCGCCGTCTCGTACGAGACCGCCGCGCACCGCTTCACGAACCTCGCCACCGAGCACCTCGGCATCCCGGTGCACTTCCTCAAGGTCTCGGCCGCCGGCGTGCTGTCGAAGGCGTACGAGAACGACGCCGTGCGGTTCCCGACCGATGCCCTCGGCGCCGTGGAGGGGCAGACCGTGTGCCGCCGCTGGTCGGCGCGGCAGGTCTTCGAGGAGCCGGACCGCTTCAGCCCGTACCACCAGTACACCGACAAGCCCACGGGCACGTACTGGTGCACCTCGCGCATCGAGTCGGGCTCGGCGGGCGACTTCTCGATCTCGGTGGGCACGCCCTTCGCGCACGTCAAGTGGTTCCGCGGGCGCGAGACCCCGCGGCGGGGTACGTCGACCTGCCCCGACCCCTCCTGCTGCCAGGATGCTCCGCCGGAGCTCGCCGCCCGCTGGGCCGCCGCCGCCCGCCCGCAGGCGCGCATCCACTCGTCGCTGCTGGCGGCGCTGCCCCGCGAGAGCTTCCCCGGCGTGGATCGCACCGAGGTGTACGCGTTCCTCGAGCGCCACGCGCCGGCCGCCGGGTAG